A stretch of Triticum aestivum cultivar Chinese Spring chromosome 1D, IWGSC CS RefSeq v2.1, whole genome shotgun sequence DNA encodes these proteins:
- the LOC123180319 gene encoding B3 domain-containing protein Os01g0234100 isoform X4: MAIDEPAKSKRGAPAGDPHSAKSKTGQKMVHRRRPLLDEGSSSRNEDGDGDDDFEPMAMGGTPAGYPPHSARTKMGQKMSLAHRRLSLLDDGSSISRHIAAAAAAADDVGGGSEQMGEEFAVDVAQKNTAVDDSDDPDGSEDDFVPLIMMRTKNVKSEPGKHPGLRYKHKTQRTINKTYKRKKTGRSAGPVYAKRKVEKKPRLVGSNNISKISDDDGQKKYARALEVEKKLPAEGPSFVKLMQISHVVRVFWLGVPVSFCREHLPNHDVTIVLEDEDGHRFDTNYLARKQGLSGGWNRFATRHHLKVGDAVVFQLVEPTRFKVYILRESKFSTTDGALSLLSLDTSMENNMPAEKGEDTSDEDAKSREDPEVTKVVTNKASDDDSNDLFSEAAANGGVGSPDPDPDFDAVKTFRTFKMAIDSSVIDHKLVQDRLLWTYYKLCGDRKAFLHRRLPKHINLTLAAGVIVETASIAEGIRSYPSSCSSCEDLAAWKKTLESFELLGMDVGFIRERLDELLFLLDARSSDDHPPEGYEEVKLERARAAEKVRALESKMASLKDALKDMEMEMEEIAEKRRGHALLQLAAAPW, translated from the exons ATGGCGATCGACGAGCCCGCCAAA AGCAAGAGAGGGGCGCCAGCGGGTGATCCCCACTCTGCCAAGTCCAAGACGGGGCAGAAGATGGTCCATCGAAGGCGCCCTTTGCTTGATGAAGGCAGCAGCAGCAGAAAcgaagacggcgacggcgacgacgatttTGAGCCTATG GCTATGGGAGGGACGCCAGCGGGTTATCCCCCCCATTCTGCCAGGACCAAGATGGGGCAGAAGATGTCGTTGGCACATCGAAGGCTCTCTTTGCTTGACGATGGCAGTAGCATCAGTAGAcacattgctgctgctgctgctgcggctgaTGATGTTGGTGGTGGTTCTGAGCAGATG GGTGAGGAGTTCGCTGTTGATGTTGCTCAGAAGAATACAGCAGTTGATGACAGCGATGATCCAGATGGTAGCGAGGACGACTTTGTTCCATTGATA ATGATGAGAACCAAGAATGTGAAGAGTGAGCCTGGAAAGCATCCCGGCCTCCGATATAAACACAAAACCCAGAGAACTATCAATAAAACTTATAAA AGGAAGAAGACAGGGAGGTCAGCAGGTCCAGTATATGCCAAGAGAAAGGTAGAGAAGAAGCCAAGATTGGTTGGCAGCAACAACATTAGTAAG ATATCTGATGATGATGGCCAGAAGAAATATGCAAG AGCTTTGGAGGTAGAAAAGAAATTGCCAGCAGAAGGTCCGAGCTTCGTCAAGCTTATGCAGATATCACATGTTGTAAGGGTTTTTTGGCTG GGTGTCCCGGTTAGCTTTTGCAGAGAGCATCTTCCAAATCATGATGTTACAATTGTATTAGAAGATGAGGATGGTCACCGGTTTGATACAAATTATCTAGCGCGCAAGCAGGGCCTCAGTGGTGGGTGGAATAGATTTGCAACGCGACATCATCTTAAGGTCGGCGATGCAGTGGTCTTTCAACTCGTGGAACCAACAAGATTTAAG GTGTACATACTGAGAGAGAGTAAGTTCAGTACAACCGATGGAGCACTCAGTCTCCTGAGTTTAGACACGTCCATGGAAAACAACATGCCCG CAGAAAAAGGAGAAGATACTTCTGATGAAGATGCCAAGTCCAGGGAGGATCCAGAAGTCACCAAAGTcgtcaccaacaaagcatccgatgATGATAGCAACGACCTTTTTAGTGAAGCAGCAGCAAACGGGGGCGTCGGATCCCCAGATCCAGACCCTGATTTCGACGCCGTGAAAACATTCAGAACCTTCAAGATGGCCATCGACAGTTCTGTCATCGACCACAAACTAGTCCAAGATCGCCTGCTTTGGACGTACTACAAGCTCTGCGGCGACCGGAAGGCGTTCCTCCACAGGCGTCTGCCGAAGCACATAAACCTGACGCTAGCCGCAGGGGTGATAGTAGAGACGGCCAGCATCGCTGAGGGCATCAGGTCCTACCCCAGCTCCTGCTCTTCCTGCGAGGACCTCGCGGCGTGGAAGAAGACCCTGGAGTCCTTCGAGCTGCTGGGAATGGACGTGGGCTTCATACGCGAGCGCCTTGATGAGCTCCTTTTCCTCCTTGACGCCCGGTCATCGGATGATCACCCGCCAGAGGGGTATGAGGAGGTGAAGCTGGAGCGTGCTCGTGCCGCGGAGAAGGTGAGGGCCCTCGAGTCGAAGATGGCGAGCCTGAAGGATGCTCTCAAGgatatggagatggagatggaggagATCGCGGAGAAGAGGAGGGGCCATGCCTTGCTGCAGCTGGCGGCCGCGCCATGGTGA
- the LOC123180319 gene encoding B3 domain-containing protein Os01g0234100 isoform X5, whose protein sequence is MAIDEPAKSKRGAPAGDPHSAKSKTGQKMVHRRRPLLDEGSSSRNEDGDGDDDFEPMAMGGTPAGYPPHSARTKMGQKMSLAHRRLSLLDDGSSISRHIAAAAAAADDVGGGSEQMGEEFAVDVAQKNTAVDDSDDPDGSEDDFVPLIMMRTKNVKSEPGKHPGLRYKHKTQRTINKTYKRKKTGRSAGPVYAKRKVEKKPRLVGSNNISKISDDDGQKKYARALEVEKKLPAEGPSFVKLMQISHVVRVFWLGVPVSFCREHLPNHDVTIVLEDEDGHRFDTNYLARKQGLSGGWNRFATRHHLKVGDAVVFQLVEPTRFKVYILRESKFSTTDGALSLLSLDTSMENNMPEKGEDTSDEDAKSREDPEVTKVVTNKASDDDSNDLFSEAAANGGVGSPDPDPDFDAVKTFRTFKMAIDSSVIDHKLVQDRLLWTYYKLCGDRKAFLHRRLPKHINLTLAAGVIVETASIAEGIRSYPSSCSSCEDLAAWKKTLESFELLGMDVGFIRERLDELLFLLDARSSDDHPPEGYEEVKLERARAAEKVRALESKMASLKDALKDMEMEMEEIAEKRRGHALLQLAAAPW, encoded by the exons ATGGCGATCGACGAGCCCGCCAAA AGCAAGAGAGGGGCGCCAGCGGGTGATCCCCACTCTGCCAAGTCCAAGACGGGGCAGAAGATGGTCCATCGAAGGCGCCCTTTGCTTGATGAAGGCAGCAGCAGCAGAAAcgaagacggcgacggcgacgacgatttTGAGCCTATG GCTATGGGAGGGACGCCAGCGGGTTATCCCCCCCATTCTGCCAGGACCAAGATGGGGCAGAAGATGTCGTTGGCACATCGAAGGCTCTCTTTGCTTGACGATGGCAGTAGCATCAGTAGAcacattgctgctgctgctgctgcggctgaTGATGTTGGTGGTGGTTCTGAGCAGATG GGTGAGGAGTTCGCTGTTGATGTTGCTCAGAAGAATACAGCAGTTGATGACAGCGATGATCCAGATGGTAGCGAGGACGACTTTGTTCCATTGATA ATGATGAGAACCAAGAATGTGAAGAGTGAGCCTGGAAAGCATCCCGGCCTCCGATATAAACACAAAACCCAGAGAACTATCAATAAAACTTATAAA AGGAAGAAGACAGGGAGGTCAGCAGGTCCAGTATATGCCAAGAGAAAGGTAGAGAAGAAGCCAAGATTGGTTGGCAGCAACAACATTAGTAAG ATATCTGATGATGATGGCCAGAAGAAATATGCAAG AGCTTTGGAGGTAGAAAAGAAATTGCCAGCAGAAGGTCCGAGCTTCGTCAAGCTTATGCAGATATCACATGTTGTAAGGGTTTTTTGGCTG GGTGTCCCGGTTAGCTTTTGCAGAGAGCATCTTCCAAATCATGATGTTACAATTGTATTAGAAGATGAGGATGGTCACCGGTTTGATACAAATTATCTAGCGCGCAAGCAGGGCCTCAGTGGTGGGTGGAATAGATTTGCAACGCGACATCATCTTAAGGTCGGCGATGCAGTGGTCTTTCAACTCGTGGAACCAACAAGATTTAAG GTGTACATACTGAGAGAGAGTAAGTTCAGTACAACCGATGGAGCACTCAGTCTCCTGAGTTTAGACACGTCCATGGAAAACAACATGCCCG AAAAAGGAGAAGATACTTCTGATGAAGATGCCAAGTCCAGGGAGGATCCAGAAGTCACCAAAGTcgtcaccaacaaagcatccgatgATGATAGCAACGACCTTTTTAGTGAAGCAGCAGCAAACGGGGGCGTCGGATCCCCAGATCCAGACCCTGATTTCGACGCCGTGAAAACATTCAGAACCTTCAAGATGGCCATCGACAGTTCTGTCATCGACCACAAACTAGTCCAAGATCGCCTGCTTTGGACGTACTACAAGCTCTGCGGCGACCGGAAGGCGTTCCTCCACAGGCGTCTGCCGAAGCACATAAACCTGACGCTAGCCGCAGGGGTGATAGTAGAGACGGCCAGCATCGCTGAGGGCATCAGGTCCTACCCCAGCTCCTGCTCTTCCTGCGAGGACCTCGCGGCGTGGAAGAAGACCCTGGAGTCCTTCGAGCTGCTGGGAATGGACGTGGGCTTCATACGCGAGCGCCTTGATGAGCTCCTTTTCCTCCTTGACGCCCGGTCATCGGATGATCACCCGCCAGAGGGGTATGAGGAGGTGAAGCTGGAGCGTGCTCGTGCCGCGGAGAAGGTGAGGGCCCTCGAGTCGAAGATGGCGAGCCTGAAGGATGCTCTCAAGgatatggagatggagatggaggagATCGCGGAGAAGAGGAGGGGCCATGCCTTGCTGCAGCTGGCGGCCGCGCCATGGTGA
- the LOC123180319 gene encoding B3 domain-containing protein Os01g0234100 isoform X3 — MAIDEPAKSKRGAPAGDPHSAKSKTGQKMVHRRRPLLDEGSSSRNEDGDGDDDFEPMAMGGTPAGYPPHSARTKMGQKMSLAHRRLSLLDDGSSISRHIAAAAAAADDVGGGSEQMGEEFAVDVAQKNTAVDDSDDPDGSEDDFVPLIMMRTKNVKSEPGKHPGLRYKHKTQRTINKTYKRKKTGRSAGPVYAKRKVEKKPRLVGSNNISKISDDDGQKKYASVLGFYATAFDRALEVEKKLPAEGPSFVKLMQISHVVRVFWLGVPVSFCREHLPNHDVTIVLEDEDGHRFDTNYLARKQGLSGGWNRFATRHHLKVGDAVVFQLVEPTRFKVYILRESKFSTTDGALSLLSLDTSMENNMPAEKGEDTSDEDAKSREDPEVTKVVTNKASDDDSNDLFSEAAANGGVGSPDPDPDFDAVKTFRTFKMAIDSSVIDHKLVQDRLLWTYYKLCGDRKAFLHRRLPKHINLTLAAGVIVETASIAEGIRSYPSSCSSCEDLAAWKKTLESFELLGMDVGFIRERLDELLFLLDARSSDDHPPEGYEEVKLERARAAEKVRALESKMASLKDALKDMEMEMEEIAEKRRGHALLQLAAAPW, encoded by the exons ATGGCGATCGACGAGCCCGCCAAA AGCAAGAGAGGGGCGCCAGCGGGTGATCCCCACTCTGCCAAGTCCAAGACGGGGCAGAAGATGGTCCATCGAAGGCGCCCTTTGCTTGATGAAGGCAGCAGCAGCAGAAAcgaagacggcgacggcgacgacgatttTGAGCCTATG GCTATGGGAGGGACGCCAGCGGGTTATCCCCCCCATTCTGCCAGGACCAAGATGGGGCAGAAGATGTCGTTGGCACATCGAAGGCTCTCTTTGCTTGACGATGGCAGTAGCATCAGTAGAcacattgctgctgctgctgctgcggctgaTGATGTTGGTGGTGGTTCTGAGCAGATG GGTGAGGAGTTCGCTGTTGATGTTGCTCAGAAGAATACAGCAGTTGATGACAGCGATGATCCAGATGGTAGCGAGGACGACTTTGTTCCATTGATA ATGATGAGAACCAAGAATGTGAAGAGTGAGCCTGGAAAGCATCCCGGCCTCCGATATAAACACAAAACCCAGAGAACTATCAATAAAACTTATAAA AGGAAGAAGACAGGGAGGTCAGCAGGTCCAGTATATGCCAAGAGAAAGGTAGAGAAGAAGCCAAGATTGGTTGGCAGCAACAACATTAGTAAG ATATCTGATGATGATGGCCAGAAGAAATATGCAAG TGTTTTGGGCTTCTATGCCACTGCTTTTGACAGAGCTTTGGAGGTAGAAAAGAAATTGCCAGCAGAAGGTCCGAGCTTCGTCAAGCTTATGCAGATATCACATGTTGTAAGGGTTTTTTGGCTG GGTGTCCCGGTTAGCTTTTGCAGAGAGCATCTTCCAAATCATGATGTTACAATTGTATTAGAAGATGAGGATGGTCACCGGTTTGATACAAATTATCTAGCGCGCAAGCAGGGCCTCAGTGGTGGGTGGAATAGATTTGCAACGCGACATCATCTTAAGGTCGGCGATGCAGTGGTCTTTCAACTCGTGGAACCAACAAGATTTAAG GTGTACATACTGAGAGAGAGTAAGTTCAGTACAACCGATGGAGCACTCAGTCTCCTGAGTTTAGACACGTCCATGGAAAACAACATGCCCG CAGAAAAAGGAGAAGATACTTCTGATGAAGATGCCAAGTCCAGGGAGGATCCAGAAGTCACCAAAGTcgtcaccaacaaagcatccgatgATGATAGCAACGACCTTTTTAGTGAAGCAGCAGCAAACGGGGGCGTCGGATCCCCAGATCCAGACCCTGATTTCGACGCCGTGAAAACATTCAGAACCTTCAAGATGGCCATCGACAGTTCTGTCATCGACCACAAACTAGTCCAAGATCGCCTGCTTTGGACGTACTACAAGCTCTGCGGCGACCGGAAGGCGTTCCTCCACAGGCGTCTGCCGAAGCACATAAACCTGACGCTAGCCGCAGGGGTGATAGTAGAGACGGCCAGCATCGCTGAGGGCATCAGGTCCTACCCCAGCTCCTGCTCTTCCTGCGAGGACCTCGCGGCGTGGAAGAAGACCCTGGAGTCCTTCGAGCTGCTGGGAATGGACGTGGGCTTCATACGCGAGCGCCTTGATGAGCTCCTTTTCCTCCTTGACGCCCGGTCATCGGATGATCACCCGCCAGAGGGGTATGAGGAGGTGAAGCTGGAGCGTGCTCGTGCCGCGGAGAAGGTGAGGGCCCTCGAGTCGAAGATGGCGAGCCTGAAGGATGCTCTCAAGgatatggagatggagatggaggagATCGCGGAGAAGAGGAGGGGCCATGCCTTGCTGCAGCTGGCGGCCGCGCCATGGTGA
- the LOC123180319 gene encoding B3 domain-containing protein Os01g0234100 isoform X2 has translation MAIDEPAKSKRGAPAGDPHSAKSKTGQKMVHRRRPLLDEGSSSRNEDGDGDDDFEPMAMGGTPAGYPPHSARTKMGQKMSLAHRRLSLLDDGSSISRHIAAAAAAADDVGGGSEQMGEEFAVDVAQKNTAVDDSDDPDGSEDDFVPLIMMRTKNVKSEPGKHPGLRYKHKTQRTINKTYKRKKTGRSAGPVYAKRKVEKKPRLVGSNNISKISDDDGQKKYASYSVLGFYATAFDRALEVEKKLPAEGPSFVKLMQISHVVRVFWLGVPVSFCREHLPNHDVTIVLEDEDGHRFDTNYLARKQGLSGGWNRFATRHHLKVGDAVVFQLVEPTRFKVYILRESKFSTTDGALSLLSLDTSMENNMPEKGEDTSDEDAKSREDPEVTKVVTNKASDDDSNDLFSEAAANGGVGSPDPDPDFDAVKTFRTFKMAIDSSVIDHKLVQDRLLWTYYKLCGDRKAFLHRRLPKHINLTLAAGVIVETASIAEGIRSYPSSCSSCEDLAAWKKTLESFELLGMDVGFIRERLDELLFLLDARSSDDHPPEGYEEVKLERARAAEKVRALESKMASLKDALKDMEMEMEEIAEKRRGHALLQLAAAPW, from the exons ATGGCGATCGACGAGCCCGCCAAA AGCAAGAGAGGGGCGCCAGCGGGTGATCCCCACTCTGCCAAGTCCAAGACGGGGCAGAAGATGGTCCATCGAAGGCGCCCTTTGCTTGATGAAGGCAGCAGCAGCAGAAAcgaagacggcgacggcgacgacgatttTGAGCCTATG GCTATGGGAGGGACGCCAGCGGGTTATCCCCCCCATTCTGCCAGGACCAAGATGGGGCAGAAGATGTCGTTGGCACATCGAAGGCTCTCTTTGCTTGACGATGGCAGTAGCATCAGTAGAcacattgctgctgctgctgctgcggctgaTGATGTTGGTGGTGGTTCTGAGCAGATG GGTGAGGAGTTCGCTGTTGATGTTGCTCAGAAGAATACAGCAGTTGATGACAGCGATGATCCAGATGGTAGCGAGGACGACTTTGTTCCATTGATA ATGATGAGAACCAAGAATGTGAAGAGTGAGCCTGGAAAGCATCCCGGCCTCCGATATAAACACAAAACCCAGAGAACTATCAATAAAACTTATAAA AGGAAGAAGACAGGGAGGTCAGCAGGTCCAGTATATGCCAAGAGAAAGGTAGAGAAGAAGCCAAGATTGGTTGGCAGCAACAACATTAGTAAG ATATCTGATGATGATGGCCAGAAGAAATATGCAAG CTATAGTGTTTTGGGCTTCTATGCCACTGCTTTTGACAGAGCTTTGGAGGTAGAAAAGAAATTGCCAGCAGAAGGTCCGAGCTTCGTCAAGCTTATGCAGATATCACATGTTGTAAGGGTTTTTTGGCTG GGTGTCCCGGTTAGCTTTTGCAGAGAGCATCTTCCAAATCATGATGTTACAATTGTATTAGAAGATGAGGATGGTCACCGGTTTGATACAAATTATCTAGCGCGCAAGCAGGGCCTCAGTGGTGGGTGGAATAGATTTGCAACGCGACATCATCTTAAGGTCGGCGATGCAGTGGTCTTTCAACTCGTGGAACCAACAAGATTTAAG GTGTACATACTGAGAGAGAGTAAGTTCAGTACAACCGATGGAGCACTCAGTCTCCTGAGTTTAGACACGTCCATGGAAAACAACATGCCCG AAAAAGGAGAAGATACTTCTGATGAAGATGCCAAGTCCAGGGAGGATCCAGAAGTCACCAAAGTcgtcaccaacaaagcatccgatgATGATAGCAACGACCTTTTTAGTGAAGCAGCAGCAAACGGGGGCGTCGGATCCCCAGATCCAGACCCTGATTTCGACGCCGTGAAAACATTCAGAACCTTCAAGATGGCCATCGACAGTTCTGTCATCGACCACAAACTAGTCCAAGATCGCCTGCTTTGGACGTACTACAAGCTCTGCGGCGACCGGAAGGCGTTCCTCCACAGGCGTCTGCCGAAGCACATAAACCTGACGCTAGCCGCAGGGGTGATAGTAGAGACGGCCAGCATCGCTGAGGGCATCAGGTCCTACCCCAGCTCCTGCTCTTCCTGCGAGGACCTCGCGGCGTGGAAGAAGACCCTGGAGTCCTTCGAGCTGCTGGGAATGGACGTGGGCTTCATACGCGAGCGCCTTGATGAGCTCCTTTTCCTCCTTGACGCCCGGTCATCGGATGATCACCCGCCAGAGGGGTATGAGGAGGTGAAGCTGGAGCGTGCTCGTGCCGCGGAGAAGGTGAGGGCCCTCGAGTCGAAGATGGCGAGCCTGAAGGATGCTCTCAAGgatatggagatggagatggaggagATCGCGGAGAAGAGGAGGGGCCATGCCTTGCTGCAGCTGGCGGCCGCGCCATGGTGA
- the LOC123180319 gene encoding B3 domain-containing protein Os01g0234100 isoform X1: MAIDEPAKSKRGAPAGDPHSAKSKTGQKMVHRRRPLLDEGSSSRNEDGDGDDDFEPMAMGGTPAGYPPHSARTKMGQKMSLAHRRLSLLDDGSSISRHIAAAAAAADDVGGGSEQMGEEFAVDVAQKNTAVDDSDDPDGSEDDFVPLIMMRTKNVKSEPGKHPGLRYKHKTQRTINKTYKRKKTGRSAGPVYAKRKVEKKPRLVGSNNISKISDDDGQKKYASYSVLGFYATAFDRALEVEKKLPAEGPSFVKLMQISHVVRVFWLGVPVSFCREHLPNHDVTIVLEDEDGHRFDTNYLARKQGLSGGWNRFATRHHLKVGDAVVFQLVEPTRFKVYILRESKFSTTDGALSLLSLDTSMENNMPAEKGEDTSDEDAKSREDPEVTKVVTNKASDDDSNDLFSEAAANGGVGSPDPDPDFDAVKTFRTFKMAIDSSVIDHKLVQDRLLWTYYKLCGDRKAFLHRRLPKHINLTLAAGVIVETASIAEGIRSYPSSCSSCEDLAAWKKTLESFELLGMDVGFIRERLDELLFLLDARSSDDHPPEGYEEVKLERARAAEKVRALESKMASLKDALKDMEMEMEEIAEKRRGHALLQLAAAPW; the protein is encoded by the exons ATGGCGATCGACGAGCCCGCCAAA AGCAAGAGAGGGGCGCCAGCGGGTGATCCCCACTCTGCCAAGTCCAAGACGGGGCAGAAGATGGTCCATCGAAGGCGCCCTTTGCTTGATGAAGGCAGCAGCAGCAGAAAcgaagacggcgacggcgacgacgatttTGAGCCTATG GCTATGGGAGGGACGCCAGCGGGTTATCCCCCCCATTCTGCCAGGACCAAGATGGGGCAGAAGATGTCGTTGGCACATCGAAGGCTCTCTTTGCTTGACGATGGCAGTAGCATCAGTAGAcacattgctgctgctgctgctgcggctgaTGATGTTGGTGGTGGTTCTGAGCAGATG GGTGAGGAGTTCGCTGTTGATGTTGCTCAGAAGAATACAGCAGTTGATGACAGCGATGATCCAGATGGTAGCGAGGACGACTTTGTTCCATTGATA ATGATGAGAACCAAGAATGTGAAGAGTGAGCCTGGAAAGCATCCCGGCCTCCGATATAAACACAAAACCCAGAGAACTATCAATAAAACTTATAAA AGGAAGAAGACAGGGAGGTCAGCAGGTCCAGTATATGCCAAGAGAAAGGTAGAGAAGAAGCCAAGATTGGTTGGCAGCAACAACATTAGTAAG ATATCTGATGATGATGGCCAGAAGAAATATGCAAG CTATAGTGTTTTGGGCTTCTATGCCACTGCTTTTGACAGAGCTTTGGAGGTAGAAAAGAAATTGCCAGCAGAAGGTCCGAGCTTCGTCAAGCTTATGCAGATATCACATGTTGTAAGGGTTTTTTGGCTG GGTGTCCCGGTTAGCTTTTGCAGAGAGCATCTTCCAAATCATGATGTTACAATTGTATTAGAAGATGAGGATGGTCACCGGTTTGATACAAATTATCTAGCGCGCAAGCAGGGCCTCAGTGGTGGGTGGAATAGATTTGCAACGCGACATCATCTTAAGGTCGGCGATGCAGTGGTCTTTCAACTCGTGGAACCAACAAGATTTAAG GTGTACATACTGAGAGAGAGTAAGTTCAGTACAACCGATGGAGCACTCAGTCTCCTGAGTTTAGACACGTCCATGGAAAACAACATGCCCG CAGAAAAAGGAGAAGATACTTCTGATGAAGATGCCAAGTCCAGGGAGGATCCAGAAGTCACCAAAGTcgtcaccaacaaagcatccgatgATGATAGCAACGACCTTTTTAGTGAAGCAGCAGCAAACGGGGGCGTCGGATCCCCAGATCCAGACCCTGATTTCGACGCCGTGAAAACATTCAGAACCTTCAAGATGGCCATCGACAGTTCTGTCATCGACCACAAACTAGTCCAAGATCGCCTGCTTTGGACGTACTACAAGCTCTGCGGCGACCGGAAGGCGTTCCTCCACAGGCGTCTGCCGAAGCACATAAACCTGACGCTAGCCGCAGGGGTGATAGTAGAGACGGCCAGCATCGCTGAGGGCATCAGGTCCTACCCCAGCTCCTGCTCTTCCTGCGAGGACCTCGCGGCGTGGAAGAAGACCCTGGAGTCCTTCGAGCTGCTGGGAATGGACGTGGGCTTCATACGCGAGCGCCTTGATGAGCTCCTTTTCCTCCTTGACGCCCGGTCATCGGATGATCACCCGCCAGAGGGGTATGAGGAGGTGAAGCTGGAGCGTGCTCGTGCCGCGGAGAAGGTGAGGGCCCTCGAGTCGAAGATGGCGAGCCTGAAGGATGCTCTCAAGgatatggagatggagatggaggagATCGCGGAGAAGAGGAGGGGCCATGCCTTGCTGCAGCTGGCGGCCGCGCCATGGTGA
- the LOC123165303 gene encoding transmembrane protein 234 homolog, whose protein sequence is MAAVGGDAASMVAVGLVWGATNALMRRGALVWDRRSRSLPAGTGAVRRWADLLLTWQYSAPFLANLSASVAFFRLLGDSPISVAVPVTNATTFAATAVAAALLGEATRAAPAALGTALIVLGVWICIV, encoded by the coding sequence ATGGCGGCGGTAGGCGGCGACGCGGCGAGCATGGTGGCGGTGGGCCTGGTGTGGGGCGCCACGAACGCGCTGATGCGCCGGGGCGCGCTCGTCTGGGACCGCCGCTCCCGCTCCCTTCCTGCCGGCACCGGCGCCGTCCGGCGGTGGGCCGACCTCCTGCTCACGTGGCAGTACTCGGCGCCGTTCCTCGCCAACCTCTCGGCCTCCGTCGCCTTCTTCCGCCTCCTCGGCGACTCGCCCATCTCCGTCGCCGTGCCAGTCACCAACGCCACCACCTTCGCCGCCACGGCCGTTGCCGCCGCGCTCCTCGGGGAGGCCACCCGCGCCGCGCCCGCCGCGCTCGGCACCGCGCTCATCGTCCTCGGCGTCTGGATCTGCATCGTCTAG